From uncultured Desulfobacter sp.:
CCGTTTTGGCAATTGCCAGGCCTGCATTGCACAATTCTTCCCGTTTTTCATCTGAAAGAAACGTGGAAGGTGCCCGTTCAACAACCTTTTGATTCCTTCTTTGAACAGAACAGTCTCGCTCGAACAGATGAATGATATTGCCATGGGAATCCCCCAGAACTTGAACTTCAAGGTGTCTGGCTCTTCTAACAAGTTTTTCAATATAAATTTCATCACTTCCGAAAGCAGCGCTGGATTCCTTGCGAGCGGCATCAACCTGCTCCAAAAGCTCATTGGTGCTTTCCACGGCTCGCATTCCTCTGCCGCCACCGCCCCAGCTGGCCTTTAACATAATCGGATAGCCAATCGCTTCTGCGATTTCAATGACTTTTTTATCATCATAAGGTAATGGCTCACTTGCCGGAACAACAGGCGCTCCCGCTGCTACAGCCACCTTCCGGGCAGAAACCTTATTCCCCAGTTTTCGCATAACATCCGGTGAGGGCCCGACAAATTTAATACCTGCCTGGGCACAAGCCTCAGCAAATTCCGGTTTTTCCGCAAGAAATCCGTATCCGGGGTGAATCGCATCTGCATTGGTTTCCTTTGCAATTTCGATAATCCCTTCAATATCCAGGTAGGCCTCAATAGGACCTTTTCCTTCTCCGATTAAATAACTTTCACCGGCTTTAAACCGATGAAGTGCAAATCGATCCTCCTGGGAGTAGATACCAATAGTGTTTATCCCAAGCTCATGAGCAGCACGTGCTACACGGATAGCTATTTCACTGCGGTTGGCAATCAAGAGACGCTTGATTTTTTTTCCCATAACATCCATTTTACATATCCTTGTTTTAACTAGATTTCTACAACAGCCGTAATTTGCACGCTCCATAAAAAGAAAAGAAAAATTTAATAAAATAGGAAACGCTTGTCAATCTATATTTTAGGAAACGCTTATCAATTTATTTTTTTTTGCTTCGGTGCTTGATGACATGCTAATAACGGTTTGGATTAAAAGCAATTTTCATTGGTCCGGGCGGCATATATAAAGAGATCCGTAAGTGAATCCGGGACCAGGACAGCATAACCGATTATATCTATGTATTTATTGATCTTCCCGGATAGTAAGGCCGTGGGTTGGCCTAGTTTATCAACACCCAGACTCAACCCACAAAAAAGCATGAGAGCCTGTTTAACAACTTATTGGGACTTTCATATAAAAATCTGATATAAAATCTCGACGTGTTGTTACGGAATAGATAATTTTTCCAAAGCAGAAACTGAAAAACCAGTATCGCGTAACAGCTTGTTGAATTAAAATTTACCAGGAGGCATAGGAACCCAAGTTGAATATACCCAAAAAGGCCATTCTCCAGAAGGGACGGGGCAGAATCCGGAAACTGGCCAAGCTTAAATATATTTACGAGCGGGAATCCCGCTATTTTGCCCAGGTGGCTGAAAGCGTCAAGAATCTGGCTTTGAAAGAAATCCAGGAACTTGGCGGAAAAAATACACAGCGCGTGTTCCGGGGCATCTGGTTTGAAGCGGATAAATCCACATTTTATAAAATAGTCTACCTTTCCCGCCTGGTGTCACGGGTACTTGTTCCCCTGGTCGAGTTTGAATGCAAGGACAAGGATGAAATGTACAAGGGCGCCAAAACAATTCGATGGGAAGAATTTTTAACGCCCAAAAAAACCTTTTCCATCTCCGCCAACGTGTCTGAATCGCAGATCACCCATTCTAATTTTGCAGGATTGAGGGTCAAGGACGCCATTGCCGATTATTTCAGGGACAGGACAAATCGCCGCCCTTCAGTAAATACCCAGGCACCCTGGATCATGATCAATGTTCACGTGCATAAAGATCGGGCCACCATTTCCATTGACGCCGGTTTAGGACCTTTACACAAGCGGGGATACAGGGAAGCCAGGGTTTCTGCCCCCATGCAGGAAACCGTGGCCGCAGCCATTATCGCCCTAAGCGGATGGCATGGAGAAGAACCTTTGCTGGATCCCATGTGCGGATCCGGGACTCTTCTGTGCGAAGCCTTGATGCACTATAGCCGGATTCCGGCCCAGATTTTTCGTGAACAGTTTGGATTTGAGCGTCTGCCGGATTTCAATGCCCGGGAATGGGAGGCGGTGAAAGCGGCGGCGGACGAAGCCATCCGGCCATTACCCAGGGGGCTAATCCGAGGCAGCGATATAGCCGAACCTTCCGTTGAAGCAACAAAAATAAACCTGATGGGACTGCACCATGGCGGAGAAATTGACGTAAACTTATCAGATTTCAGACAGCTGAGCACGGTCGAAAACACCGTCATTATTAGTAATCCTCCATACGGTATCCGCATGGGCAAAGACCAGAACATGAAACAATTTTACAACGATTTTGGCCGGTTTTTAAAGGAACAGTGCAAAAGCTGTACAGCCTATATCTATTTCGGCGACCCGGGCTTTATAAAACACGTCCCCTTGGCCCCATCCTGGAAAAAAAATCTGGAAATCGGAGGGTTGGATGGAAAGCTTGTAAAATACCAGTTATACTGAATCTTAAAAAAACACATAGGCATGTATTAAGTAATTCGGAAAAAGTCATGAAAACAGAAGAAACAGGTGCTGATATAACTTCTATAAAAATTTATCATGAGATCATGGCCTATAGGGTGGCAAATATTCTTCTGGTCTCCAGCCCCTATGATGCTTTTATTATGGAAGAAGAGGGCCGACTTTCAGACCGGATTATCAATGAATATAAGGGGCTGAATCTGTCCGACCCCCCGAAACTGACCCTTGCGTTCTCAGTCACGGAAGCCTTTGAACAACTTGAACGCAAATATTTCGACCTGATCCTTGCCATGCCCGGACTGACCGGAATGGATGTTTACGCCTTTGGCAGACAGGTAAAAGAAAAATATCCACAGATCCCGTTTTATCCGATGTTCCACAGCACCTGTGATATTAATCAGTATACGAATGCAAACCACGAAGCCATTGTTGACCGGAACTATATCTGGAGTGGAAATACCTACCTGCTGCTGGCCATTATAAAAAATTTTGAAGATGAAAAAAATGTGGCCTTTGATACGAAAAATGCAAAGACCCGGGTCATTATTATGGTAGAAGACTCCCCGTATCATTACTCTTCTTTGCTGCCTGTTTTGTACAAACACATCGTCATCCAGACCCAGTTGGTCATGGATGATTCCATTAATGAAGAACACAGGATTTTAAAAAAAAAGAGCCGACCCAAAATTCTGATGGCCCACAACTATGACCAGGCCATGGCACTGTTTGAGCAGTACAGACCCTATGTACTCAGCATTTTCACGGATATGCGTTACCCCATTGACGGACAGGAAGATCCCCATGCCGGCTGCAAGCTTTTAACCCGGATCAAATCGGAAGTCCCGGACCTGCCCGTCCTGATTCTGAGTACGGAGGAACAAAATAGAGATATTGCCGAAGCCATAGATGCCCAGTTTATCAATAAAAGATCAAACAACCTCCATGACCAGATCAAAAGTTTTTTTGTCACACATCTGGGGTTCGGGGCTTTTGTTTTCCGCATGCCGGACTGCAGTGAAATAGCCCGGGCTTCCAATTTAAGGGAGGTTGAAAAACTGCTGCCGGATATCCCCGACGAATCCTTACTCCACCATGCCAGGCACAATGATTTTTCTCGATGGCTGCTTGTCCGCAACGAAGTCGATTTTGCGCTAAGCCTCAGGCCTTATACCATTGAAGATTTCTCCGACGCATCAGCAATCAGGCGGTTTCTCATTGAGCGCATCCGCTCCCAGCGCAAAGGCTCCCGCCAGGGGCTTGTCATTGAATTTGACCCGGAAAAATTTGACTCGGACACGGATTTCATGAAAATCGGAACCGGTTCCCTGGGCGGCAAAGCAAGGGGGCTTGCATTCATGTCCTATCAGTTGGGCATAGATCCTTCTTTGGGCCAAAAGTTCCCGGATATTGATATAACCATCCCCCAGACCTTTGTCATTGCCACGGACGAATTCAACATGTTTGTGGAGAAGAACAAGCTGGGACAACTTTTAGAACAGGACACAATACCGGATGATGCCCAGGTGGTCGAATGTTTTCTTAAAGCAGAACTGCCCAGCCGGCTGAAAAGAAATTTAAAGGCGTATATTCAAAATGTGCATTACCCCATTGCCGTCAGATCTTCGTCCCTGTTTGAGGACTCCCATTACCAGCCTTTTGCGGGGCTTTATAAAACCTATATGCTGCCCAATACCGGCACAAGCACTGAAAAACGCTTTGAGCACCTGATCACGGCCGTAAAACTGGTATATGCCTCAACTTATCTGAAAGCCCCAAGATCCTACGCCCGGTCCACCATGCACAGAACCCAGGACGAAGAGATGGCCGTGGTGCTCCAGGAGATAACTGGTACCCGGTACGAAAACTATTTTTATCCTTCTATCTCAGGGGTGGCCAAATCTTATAATTTCTATCCCATTGCCCATCTTAAAGCGGAAGAAGGCATTTCCTACATTGCGCTGGGGCTGGGAAAGATTGTCGTGGACGGCGGAAAAACCCTTCGGTTCTGCCCGAAGTATCCACAATTTTTGCCCCAGTTTTCCATGATTGATGACATTATGGAAAATGCACAAAAATATTTTTACGCCCTGAAAATGGACGGATTACCGAGCTTTGAAACATTTTTCGGCAATGATGAGGATCCCTGTGTGACCCGACTGGACATTGCCGATGCCAAGGACCATCCGGCCGTCCAGATGTTTTGCTCCTCCTATAATATGCAGGATGACCGTATCCGTGACCGGTTTATAGACAATGATTTTCCTGTGCTCACCTTTGCCAATATTCTCAAACACAACAGCTTTCCCCTGGCAGACATCCTGGCCGAAGCCACAGCTTTAGGGGCCCGTTGGATGGGCACATCTGTTGAAATGGAATTTGCCGTGGACCTGCCTGTTGAAGGTATCCGGTCAAGGCCGCGCG
This genomic window contains:
- a CDS encoding class I SAM-dependent RNA methyltransferase, with protein sequence MNIPKKAILQKGRGRIRKLAKLKYIYERESRYFAQVAESVKNLALKEIQELGGKNTQRVFRGIWFEADKSTFYKIVYLSRLVSRVLVPLVEFECKDKDEMYKGAKTIRWEEFLTPKKTFSISANVSESQITHSNFAGLRVKDAIADYFRDRTNRRPSVNTQAPWIMINVHVHKDRATISIDAGLGPLHKRGYREARVSAPMQETVAAAIIALSGWHGEEPLLDPMCGSGTLLCEALMHYSRIPAQIFREQFGFERLPDFNAREWEAVKAAADEAIRPLPRGLIRGSDIAEPSVEATKINLMGLHHGGEIDVNLSDFRQLSTVENTVIISNPPYGIRMGKDQNMKQFYNDFGRFLKEQCKSCTAYIYFGDPGFIKHVPLAPSWKKNLEIGGLDGKLVKYQLY
- a CDS encoding PEP/pyruvate-binding domain-containing protein; amino-acid sequence: MKTEETGADITSIKIYHEIMAYRVANILLVSSPYDAFIMEEEGRLSDRIINEYKGLNLSDPPKLTLAFSVTEAFEQLERKYFDLILAMPGLTGMDVYAFGRQVKEKYPQIPFYPMFHSTCDINQYTNANHEAIVDRNYIWSGNTYLLLAIIKNFEDEKNVAFDTKNAKTRVIIMVEDSPYHYSSLLPVLYKHIVIQTQLVMDDSINEEHRILKKKSRPKILMAHNYDQAMALFEQYRPYVLSIFTDMRYPIDGQEDPHAGCKLLTRIKSEVPDLPVLILSTEEQNRDIAEAIDAQFINKRSNNLHDQIKSFFVTHLGFGAFVFRMPDCSEIARASNLREVEKLLPDIPDESLLHHARHNDFSRWLLVRNEVDFALSLRPYTIEDFSDASAIRRFLIERIRSQRKGSRQGLVIEFDPEKFDSDTDFMKIGTGSLGGKARGLAFMSYQLGIDPSLGQKFPDIDITIPQTFVIATDEFNMFVEKNKLGQLLEQDTIPDDAQVVECFLKAELPSRLKRNLKAYIQNVHYPIAVRSSSLFEDSHYQPFAGLYKTYMLPNTGTSTEKRFEHLITAVKLVYASTYLKAPRSYARSTMHRTQDEEMAVVLQEITGTRYENYFYPSISGVAKSYNFYPIAHLKAEEGISYIALGLGKIVVDGGKTLRFCPKYPQFLPQFSMIDDIMENAQKYFYALKMDGLPSFETFFGNDEDPCVTRLDIADAKDHPAVQMFCSSYNMQDDRIRDRFIDNDFPVLTFANILKHNSFPLADILAEATALGARWMGTSVEMEFAVDLPVEGIRSRPRVSLLQIRPMGQYKQNIEVTITQKDIKNAFCHSTHSLGNGEYNDIRDIVYVDPKTFEPNRMALVAGEINKINAMFSDNGTKYILIGPGRWGSSDPWLGIPVVWNNISNVGGMVETTIESIKADFSQGSHFFQNITSLGIPYITVEDKNNNFIDYDFLHSLEPATTTRHLKHIRFDRPVKILVDGRTSQAVIMQGMDESETQIMADIPVID